One stretch of Asterias rubens chromosome 8, eAstRub1.3, whole genome shotgun sequence DNA includes these proteins:
- the LOC117293476 gene encoding somatostatin receptor type 2-like: protein MDDTPLNCTGDDVWDYSNFSSPPSDLFYSHTDAVIISIVNPCILAFGLFGNIAFLFVMASVPRMWTVTNMYLVNMAVADIMFLTVAVSVKLAHYNASPVSADKSTLGHTGSVVTFVLLDLSYFASVFLVTLVSFEKFYAVCRPVQHRLMGGKKRTAKFVVGAWLLALAFSLILLPAWVVYMDICIVWPEQKEYKTLPGVIGVIDSINDWYADFHNLVQTIPFLLALIINLVIYIKIILRLGNRVGTVGVEPNARNARRQKVRNQVAFMLVVNGVVFFVCLAPFQVTSFALTMSGFSGSYNLTSEQINTVLWVGRIFTYVNSVLNPLIYSATNPRYRQAYIEAFTCSRYRQGKTDSSNDVTLTATFQQ from the coding sequence ATGGATGATACTCCTTTAAACTGTACTGGGGATGACGTGTGGGATTATAGCAATTTCTCGAGCCCACCGTCTGACTTGTTTTACAGTCACACCGATGCCGTGATTATCTCCATCGTCAACCCTTGCATCCTTGCATTTGGTCTCTTCGGTAACATTGCCTTTCTGTTTGTCATGGCCAGTGTCCCTAGAATGTGGACAGTCACCAACATGTACCTCGTCAACATGGCGGTTGCTGATATAATGTTCTTGACCGTCGCTGTGTCGGTTAAACTTGCCCATTACAACGCTAGCCCAGTCAGTGCCGATAAATCGACACTTGGTCACACTGGTTCCGTCGTCACCTTCGTGTTGCTGGACCTCAGTTATTTCGCCTCGGTGTTTCTGGTCACTCTGGTCTCGTTCGAGAAATTCTACGCCGTGTGCCGCCCCGTCCAGCACCGGTTGATGGGTGGTAAGAAACGCACTGCAAAGTTCGTTGTCGGGGCGTGGCTCCTCGCCCTTGCGTTCTCCTTGATTTTACTCCCAGCATGGGTAGTGTACATGGATATATGCATTGTGTGGCCGGAACAAAAGGAGTATAAAACTTTACCCGGAGTTATCGGAGTTATTGACTCGATTAACGACTGGTATGCGGACTTCCACAACTTGGTCCAGACGATCCCGTTCCTGCTTGCGTTGATTATTAATCTAGTCATCTACATTAAGATCATCCTCCGATTGGGCAACCGGGTGGGCACCGTTGGGGTTGAACCGAACGCTCGCAACGCTCGACGGCAGAAGGTTCGCAATCAGGTCGCCTTCATGTTGGTTGTCAACGGTGTTGTGTTCTTCGTGTGCCTGGCACCATTTCAGGTAACATCTTTCGCCCTGACTATGTCCGGCTTTAGTGGCTCCTACAACTTAACTTCTGAGCAGATCAACACAGTTCTATGGGTTGGTCGGATCTTCACGTATGTTAACTCAGTGTTGAACCCTTTGATATACAGTGCGACTAACCCAAGGTACAGACAAGCTTACATTGAAGCTTTCACCTGCTCAAGATATCGGCAAGGCAAAACGGATAGCAGCAATGACGTAACATTAACAGCCACCTTTCAGCAGTAA
- the LOC117293477 gene encoding neuromedin-U receptor 2-like, producing MESSYSYTSGSFYDFSNYSNLPSGLLYTHTDHVIISIVNPCILALGLIGNIAFLFVMASVRRMWTVTNMYLINMAVADILFLTVAVSVKLANYIGSPVIIDQSTVGHVGSVTTSLLLDLSYFASLFLVTLVSLEKFYAVCHPLRHRLIGGMKRTTKLIIGVWLLALMVALVLLPTRMENQKFFVEWPQDQEFQNFPDMIEVEQPIVTWYVEFHNIVQTVPFFVALTLNVVFYVKIIMRLSQKVSTVSTESSAQELRRLKIRNQVALMLIVNGVAFFVCLAPFQLLSFILTISQRSGASLSAEHFNNAQWVGRILTYINPVLNPFIYNLTNPRYRAAFHEAFTCKGKRHQSEESKTTNDNTVGSML from the coding sequence ATGGAATCGAGCTATTCGTACACAAGCGGGTCTTTTTATGACTTTAGCAACTACTCGAATCTGCCGAGTGGGTTGCTGTACACCCATACCGATCATGTTATAATCTCTATCGTCAACCCTTGCATCCTAGCACTGGGTCTCATCGGTAACATTGCCTTTCTGTTTGTCATGGCCAGTGTCCGTAGAATGTGGACGGTCACCAACATGTACCTCATCAACATGGCGGTGGCTGATATATTATTCCTGACCGTTGCGGTATCGGTGAAGCTTGCCAATTACATCGGGAGTCCGGTCATTATTGACCAGTCCACGGTCGGTCATGTTGGCTCCGTCACCACATCGTTGCTTCTGGATCTCAGCTACTTTGCGTCCCTGTTCCTCGTCACCCTGGTGTCGTTGGAGAAGTTCTACGCCGTGTGCCACCCTCTCCGGCACCGGTTGATCGGCGGGATGAAACGCACCACGAAGCTCATCATCGGGGTATGGCTTCTAGCTTTAATGGTCGCCTTAGTCCTACTCCCGACACGGATGGAGAATCAAAAGTTCTTCGTGGAATGGCCTCAAGATCAGGAGTTCCAAAACTTCCCAGACATGATTGAAGTAGAGCAACCAATCGTGACATGGTATGTAGAGTTCCACAACATCGTTCAGACCGTGCCGTTCTTCGTTGCCTTGACTCTGAACGTGGTGTTCTACGTGAAGATTATCATGCGCCTCAGCCAGAAGGTGAGTACCGTGTCAACCGAGAGCAGCGCCCAGGAGCTCCGCCGACTCAAGATTCGCAACCAGGTCGCCTTGATGCTGATCGTGAACGGTGTTGCGTTCTTCGTTTGTCTCGCACCTTTCCAACTGCTCTCATTCATCCTGACTATCTCACAACGTAGTGGGGCATCTCTCTCGGCTGAACACTTCAACAACGCACAGTGGGTGGGTCGCATCCTTACATACATCAATCCAGTGTTGAATCCCTTCATATACAACTTGACCAACCCAAGATACAGAGCTGCTTTCCACGAGGCGTTTACTTGCAAGGGGAAAAGACACCAGTCAGAGGAATCCAAAACAACCAATGATAACACTGTTGGCTCGATGCTCTGA
- the LOC117293478 gene encoding thyrotropin-releasing hormone receptor-like, with translation MGSTASGIANSCTPNNTLDLSLYEDIANEFALYKTIDTVIIMIVNPCILAVGLLGNLGFLFVMARVRRMWTVTNIYLTNLAVADTSFLVIGVSEKIARYRASPLAANQAILGTMGCIVVYTLLDVAYFVGLCLVTLVTIEKYYAICRPIQHRLIAGKKRTIKLVSFVWGMAWVFGLGLLPCWSNFMGLCTIWPDTEDFSRHPAVFGTCLPEASWLIDFHNGLQAVPFFVCLIINVTLYGLIIKSLHTRIGVVGTGTANDQTTAQKNKKAERQRVRNQVTRMLIVNGVVFFTLMAPFQCSSFAFVIVNQTLNYVLTVEQVDKLLVVNRVLLYLNPAVNPYIYLMTNARIRRAYKQAFTFCRKTRRVDSTSMLDVTTLNS, from the coding sequence ATGGGTAGTACGGCAAGTGGCATTGCGAACTCATGCACACCTAACAACACATTGGATCTTTCTCTCTATGAGGACATAGCCAATGAGTTCGCGCTGTATAAGACAATCGACACCGTTATCATCATGATAGTCAACCCGTGTATTCTGGCTGTCGGCCTGCTTGGTAATTTAGGGTTCCTCTTCGTTATGGCACGCGTCCGTCGCATGTGGACGGTCACCAACATCTACCTGACCAACTTGGCTGTGGCGGACACTAGCTTCCTCGTCATCGGTGTCTCAGAGAAAATCGCCCGGTATCGAGCCAGCCCCTTGGCCGCTAATCAAGCCATCCTCGGAACAATGGGATGTATTGTGGTGTACACGCTCTTAGACGTGGCGTATTTTGTTGGGCTGTGTCTCGTTACTCTAGTGACTATTGAGAAATACTACGCCATCTGCAGACCCATCCAGCACAGACTGATCGCTGGCAAGAAACGCACCATCAAGCTGGTCTCATTTGTGTGGGGGATGGCATGGGTGTTCGGCCTTGGTCTTCTCCCATGCTGGTCTAACTTCATGGGTTTATGCACTATATGGCCCGACACTGAAGACTTCTCCAGACACCCAGCAGTTTTCGGTACATGTCTACCAGAAGCATCTTGGTTGATCGACTTCCACAATGGTCTACAGGCGGTTCCCTTCTTCGTCTGCCTCATCATCAACGTAACCCTATACGGCCTTATCATTAAATCCCTCCATACCCGAATAGGCGTCGTGGGGACCGGGACTGCGAACGATCAGACCACGGCACAGAAGAATAAGAAAGCAGAACGCCAACGCGTTCGGAACCAAGTCACCCGAATGCTGATCGTGAACGGGGTGGTGTTCTTCACCCTGATGGCACCGTTCCAGTGTAGCTCCTTCGCCTTCGTCATCGTCAACCAAACATTAAACTACGTCTTGACTGTGGAACAAGTTGACAAACTCCTCGTGGTCAACCGTGTCTTGCTGTACCTCAACCCTGCAGTCAACCCGTACATTTATCTCATGACTAACGCCAGGATTCGACGTGCCTATAAACAAGCCTTCACGTTTTGCCGGAAGACTCGTCGAGTGGACTCAACCTCCATGCTGGACGTGACAACTCTCAATTCTTGA
- the LOC117293479 gene encoding C-C chemokine receptor type 3-like, whose product MADEHCAQVTIGLLNLTDADIAADYTYSQAVAILTTVINPVMFTIGIFGNFCFVFTIARVRYMWTVLNIYLANMALCAVLVLVSLISNTLVRYQGSSVPWDFSPLGSIGCVFVNVVHDIALWAALVFGGMVNLVLYRAVLRPFQFRRLGERKSAIVLSTGTWLCSCCIGAAFSPTWLRLDTRCVAWPDTEQYSMYPDYIGVCSPVEEWVLIFHDLAQTICFFVGGLIGIFTYATIFKKLKRVNPSPPEGNKQPLPRGRQRHVEVIKMVMISSVVFYTFPMTYKCALFARSIAKLTNNYILSEMQHNYLMLVANNMMYVAPAICPYIYALTNSRYRSALVTAFTHGCRKKHHHFVIRTDRMSTMHMTQQK is encoded by the coding sequence atggcggacgaACACTGTGCTCAAGTAACAATCGGACTTCTGAATTTAACCGATGCGGATATCGCAGCTGACTACACGTACAGCCAAGCTGTTGCAATTTTAACCACAGTCATCAACCCTGTTATGTTCACCATAGGAATATTTGGTAACTTTTGTTTCGTCTTCACCATTGCTCGTGTACGGTACATGTGGACAGTTTTGAATATCTACCTGGCGAATATGGCGTTGTGTGCTGTTTTGGTTTTAGTGTCGCTTATATCGAACACACTGGTTCGGTATCAGGGTAGCTCAGTACCATGGGATTTCAGTCCCCTTGGCTCTATAGGATGTGTGTTCGTCAACGTTGTACATGATATAGCACTTTGGGCTGCGCTTGTTTTTGGCGGGATGGTCAATCTTGTGTTGTACCGTGCTGTACTCCGGCCGTTCCAGTTTCGTAGGCTTGGAGAACGAAAGAGCGCCATTGTGCTCTCCACCGGAACATGGCTGTGTAGTTGTTGCATTGGAGCAGCCTTCTCGCCGACTTGGTTACGTCTCGACACGCGGTGTGTTGCGTGGCCTGATACGGAACAGTACTCCATGTATCCGGATTACATAGGAGTGTGCTCCCCTGTTGAGGAGTGGGTCCTCATCTTCCATGACTTAGCCCAGACTATTTGCTTCTTCGTCGGTGGACTCATTGGTATCTTCACTTATGCGACCATCTTTAAAAAACTCAAGCGAGTAAACCCTTCACCACCGGAAGGGAACAAGCAGCCATTACCCCGGGGGCGACAGCGCCACGTTGAGGTCATCAAAATGGTGATGATCAGCTCTGTTGTGTTTTACACATTCCCAATGACATACAAATGCGCACTGTTCGCTCGTTCCATAGCTAAACTGACAAACAACTACATACTTAGCGAAATGCAGCACAACTATTTGATGCTAGTTGCAAACAACATGATGTATGTTGCCCCCGCTATTTGCCCGTACATCTATGCGTTGACTAATTCGCGTTATCGCAGCGCGTTAGTTACGGCATTTACCCATGGATGTAGGAAAAAGCACCACCACTTTGTCATCAGGACAGACCGTATGTCAACCATGCATATGACGCAACAAAAATAA
- the LOC117293770 gene encoding piRNA biogenesis protein EXD1-like, with amino-acid sequence MATASSQDAVRSRVSNKPSNTPHLEYQLIDKHSQIKTALDEILRSQDTSPFLAVDLEGESLSRKGELSIVSIATDDDIYLFDIKKLGRDVFDKGLKSILEDSSRDKIMFDCRQDSDCLWHQFGVRLANVLDLQLMEIIHKEEHPDPEYPERYEIPNLGSFLYCLKRYVKDETLIAKKEAGKYMMSADGVWLARPLKDVLLQYAACDVRGFFQLFRQLKDGLDGQGMQRLRIASKVYLDFQRARFRRYFDEFETNKYLPMYVIPAKGSLVFPHRNKECVGCLRDFQRSDFSKNQLRLRTQKCVVCKRVKKSMEAQARWEEREQEREQEWLVASEADGYDSDGREIMFDFY; translated from the exons ATGGCCACAGCTTCTTCACAAGACGCGGTGAGAAGTCGTGTTAGCAACAAGCCATC TAACACACCTCATCTTGAATATCAACTTATCGACAAACACTCCCAGATAAAAACAGCCCTTGATGAAATCCTTCGGAGTCAGGATACCAGTCCATTTCTTGCAGTCGATCTTGAAGGAGAGTCTCTGAGTCGCAAAGGAGAGCTTTCGATCGTCTCCATAGCAACAGATGACGACATCTATCTATTCGACATCAAGAAATTGGGTAGAGATGTTTTTGATAAGGGTTTGAAGAGTATCTTGGAGGACTCTTCTCGAGACAAGATCATGTTCGACTGTCGCCAGGACTCGGACTGTCTGTGGCATCAGTTTGGTGTCAGGCTGGCCAATGTATTGGATCTGCAACTTATGGAG ATTATTCATAAGGAAGAACACCCAGATCCAGAATACCCAGAAAGATATGAGATTCCTAATCTTGGAAGCTTCTTATACTGTCTCAAGAGATACGTCAAAGATGAAACCCTCATCGCGAAGAAGGAGGCAGGAAAATACATGATGTCCGCAGACGGCGTTTGGCTGGCCCGCCCCCTGAAAGACGTACTGTTACAGTATGCAGCCTGTGACGTCAGAGGGTTTTTCCAGCTGTTCCGTCAACTGAAAGATGGTCTTGACGGGCAGGGAATGCAGCGCCTGCGCATTGCGTCCAAAGTATACCTGGATTTTCAGCGAGCGCGATTCAGAAGGTATTTCGACGAGTTTGAAACAAATAAGTATTTACCAATGTATGTTATTCCGGCAAAGGGTAGCTTAGTTTTTCCCCATCGTAACAAGGAGTGCGTCGGTTGTCTTCGGGACTTCCAGCGCTCAGATTTCAGCAAAAATCAACTGCGATTACGCACACAGAAATGTGTTGTGTGCAAGAGAGTTAAAAAGAGCATGGAGGCACAAGCCAGATGGGAGGAACGCGAACAGGAACGCGAACAGGAATGGCTGGTAGCTTCCGAAGCGGATGGCTACGACTCCGATGGTCGCGAAATTATGTTCGATTTTTATTAG
- the LOC117293480 gene encoding piRNA biogenesis protein EXD1-like, with the protein MAAAPSSKDAVRRREGNTPSDIPHLEYQLIDKHSQIKPVLDEIRRSQDTSPFLAVDLEGESLSRKGELSIVSIATDDDIYLFDIKKLGREVFDKGLKSILEDSSRDKIMFDCRQDADCLWHQFRVRLANVLDLQLMEIIHNEEHPDPEYPQKDKIPRVGGFLYCLKRYVHDDALIDAKEAGKDIMLEAGIWMIRPMKEVLLQYSACDVRGFFQLYSQLEDGLGPHDMKRLRIASKVYLDLKRERKTRSYDEYESNRYLPMYVIPAKGSLRLPFCDTQCFSCKRDFPRSDFKRYHLRNGTQKCAVCINRKWTHMRIGSFASRLAMPQLPRGLV; encoded by the exons TGACATACCGCATCTTGAATATCAACTCATCGACAAACACTCCCAGATAAAGCCAGTCCTCGATGAAATCCGTCGAAGTCAGGATACCAGTCCATTTCTTGCAGTCGATCTTGAAGGAGAATCTCTGAGTCGCAAAGGAGAGCTTTCGATCGTCTCCATAGCAACAGATGACGACATCTATTTATTCGACATCAAGAAATTGGGTAGAGAGGTTTTTGATAAGGGTTTGAAGAGTATCTTGGAGGACTCGTCTCGAGACAAGATCATGTTCGACTGTCGCCAGGACGCGGACTGTCTATGGCATCAGTTTCGTGTCAGGCTGGCCAATGTATTGGATCTGCAACTTATGGAG ATTATTCATAATGAAGAACACCCAGATCCAGAGTACCCCCAAAAAGATAAAATTCCTCGCGTTGGAGGCTTTTTATACTGTCTCAAGAGATACGTCCATGATGACGCCCTCATCGACGCAAAGGAGGCAGGCAAAGACATCATGTTGGAAGCCGGTATTTGGATGATCCGCCCCATGAAGGAAGTACTGTTACAGTATTCAGCTTGTGACGTCAGAGGGTTTTTCCAGCTGTACAGTCAACTGGAAGATGGTCTTGGCCCCCATGACATGAAGCGCCTGCGCATTGCGTCCAAAGTGTACCTGGACTTAAAGCGAGAGCGTAAGACAAGGAGTTACGATGAGTACGAAAGCAATCGGTATTTACCGATGTACGTAATTCCGGCTAAGGGTAGCTTACGGTTGCCCTTTTGCGACACGCAATGTTTCAGTTGCAAACGGGATTTCCCGCGATCAGATTTCAAAAGATATCATCTGCGAAATGGTACACAGAAATGTGCTGTGTGCATTAACAGAAAATGGACGCACATGCGTATTGGCTCTTTTGCCAGCAGGCTCGCGATGCCGCAGCTGCCAAGGGGGTTAGTTTAG